The Acropora palmata chromosome 3, jaAcrPala1.3, whole genome shotgun sequence nucleotide sequence tctcTAGTGGCAGCCTTATTGTAtgttttccctcttcatcttGTAGCCTTTCATGCGAATACTGGAACTTAGTaccaaataataacaatattcaCATGAAGGAGACAAAGTTATGGTTGCCACTGAAGACTAGGCACTGCATaccacaaaggaaactgaaactcttgatgcctgtattGCAGCAGTGAACACTTAACTAGATGACAGTGATTAAATAACCATACCATATGTCTGACTTGTATTGGTATCCCTCATGTTTAAGAACCTCTGGACTCATATAGTATGGTGTGCCTGTGAATGTAGTTGCCATATCGGAAGTTCCCATAAGGATCCTTGAAATGCCAAGGTCACCTGTGGTCAAACACCCAAAACCAATAAACAGTTATTGAGATGTCAGAAAAAGGATGTAAACAGCCGAGGTAAATAGAGTCAATAAGCAACCGCAACAgttactttttaatttttttttcatgtatcaGCATTACATATGTATATAAAGAATAGCTCTGCACACCAAGCATGTGAATTGCCTTCCCTAATTCCCACTGTGACGATGTCTAATGACCAAATTTACATAATGTATCGGATGACTGAACTTGACAAATAAACACCATTTTTAATTCACTCTCACTATTTAAGCACCTTCCACACAGCTCATGACAGCTCAATTTCTGACTAATTTCACTTCACAAATTACATCCTAACCGACTTAcaataaatgcaaaataaaacaaaggataGCAACTTGTAATTTAGGTGGTCTTATAGCCACCATAATCACTTTTGCTTAAGCACCCTAGTCACTAATTTCACAGCAAAAGTCGTTCAAATGTCcagtataattattttaaatgattgggaaattcattctttttttatgaattttttgaaattcactTAATTTGGGGCTTTTCAAACCAACTAGCAGTGGTTCAGTATATGAGGGGTTATCACCACCATAAtaccattttcattttgtctctTCCATTCTGTTATGGTTGttaacattttcaatttgGACACATTCAGtccaatttaatttttgacaaataAAAGTCTGCCAAACTCAATGCACCAAAatcatcaaaatgaaattcaatttaaccAAATGAACttcatcaaaatgaaaaattgaaaatcaatattattttattgaataacATAGACCTGTGAGGTTTTCTCAAAGTAGCATTACTAGAGCGCCAGTGACTTTTGATTCTCCAAATGgttgagaaacaaaaaaattaaatattgcCGCCAAATACCTATCTGTTCATCTTATGGGTATTGTAAGATTTTAAGAAAGTGGAAACCATGAGTGTAGTTATTTGTTTGATGATACAGTTTTCCAGTTACTAGATTGGGTATTAAATGGACTAACAAGGTACTTGGTCACCCACAGTACTGGAGTGGGCATGAGTACAACAGAGCTTAATACGACAGTGGATGCATTTCAAACCGGAAGTATTTTTCCTGGACATTGTGGAAGGCCAATGTTAAAATGTTCCTCAAGAGGAGCTGGAATTCCCATTGGAACATTGATTCATCTCCCTGTAAATTGCTGCCTACTTAACAGGGTCTGGAAGGAGGGTAGGGTCCTGATCCCACATTCCCGCCCCTTTTCACAAGAATCCCGCATCCGCACGTTTTTTCATCAGTTTCCCGAATCCCACTTTTCTTTCCCtgaaaaatacaattaaaagtcTAATTGCTACAAAAGCTAATAAATGTAAGATGTAGGTTGATCCTTTTGATTGATATTTCGAATTTACGCATGTTTCTGAAGgcttctgcaaaaagaaatagctCTTTGTACCTCAGTACGAAGAGAGCTGGCATCACTATTTGCCATGTCTAGGCCAATCTAGTGTTTAAGCTGTTCAAAAAATCCCCTCTACATTATAATAAAAGTGAGGCTGCCGAAGAGCCTGAAGAGCTGAATTAAGCCATATATCGAGTCAATAACTGGTATGTTATGACACCACGTGCacttttctgaaacaaaatacTCTATGACAGTGAACCATTAAGACCTATTCACCAGATACTCCATCAGGTTTGAAAGGAGACACCAATTAGTGCTCGCCTGGTTGATTCACTTTGGCCGCTAGAGCTGGTGGGCCATGTCGGTTTCCAGCATTCCCGACGACATCCAAACACTAATCCCACAACCCGTGCCCAATTTTCGGTGAGTTCCACTTCCCAGGAAACAGTTAAGTCCCACATCCCATCaatatatttattgttttccaaATTCCCGCACTGTATTTTGGTCAAACCCCAAATCCCGAAAACACTCCTCCGGACCCTGCCCTAAGGGTTAGCCAATGAACATTTGAAAGGCATTTACGGCCCAAGTATAACTTGCAACACTTATGCTGTTTTAAGTGAACAAGAATTGGATACAGTTATTACAGATATCCTTAAGAATTTTCCTCACACCGATTATAAGCAAATGACTGGATTCTCAAGGGCAAGAGTTCTCATCATACAGTCGCATAAAACAGTATAAGTCAGTatattgaatttcattttgacaaattgaatttaaataaattcaatttcactttgattaattgcatttcattttgttgaaatgAGTTTTGGTGCATTGAGTTCAGCAAATTTTagtttgtcaaaaattaacTTTGACAGAATGTGTGTATattgaaaatgagaatcaTCACACCAGAATGGAAAACAcaaatgcaaaatgaaaatgatattaaGGCTGTGATAACCCCTCATAGCTCAGCCATGGTGCAATTGCAGTATAAGAGACCCATAACATTGCTATATTCATAACAATCTATGTTTTAAGCCACAGCACTGTAGACTTATTTATGCTCCATTGTTAAGGATACAAGGGTATCACAGATGGCATACATATTTTGTGCAagcaaataatttaattaccCGTATATTGAATATAGCACTTATACAGAGTCCTTTCCCACCACTTCAGCCTAACTTCTGTCTTTCTTAAGTTACAGAATGATCCTTGGAGTTATGAACCCAATTTGTACAAAATTATTGCTTAATGAAGCCTGAGAATTAAAAACTTAAGAGGGTTTGAACCTGTTAGCTAATAATACCAGTGCAATGCTCCAACCAACTGAATTTtcatttaacaaaaaaattatgtatcTTTCTTgggaacattttgaaaatgaccaatgACTTGAGTCAAACCTCAATGATGTCctgaatagaccattttacagttgtgtgcttagttgcctggcctttgaatgaaaatgaagctGGAAGTGACCttattttgatagaaacctcactgcttttcttatgtaaatttgcactaattagcatgagaacaacATCATTAACACAAGAATAGCAGAAAGGTTTCTACCAAAACAatgtcacctccagcctcactttcatttaaagaccaggcaactaagcaagcacctgtaaaatggtctattgttcAAGCTTCATATTTGCACAATTGCATACTAAATGGTGAGAGGATCATTCCTTGCTCCATATTTTGTATTCTGCCTCTCTTGTATGTACAATCATTTGATACATCGCTACTGCACAAAAGTAATAACAGTTAACTTTTGcttatttaattaataatatgtAAATGAGGTGTGCatgcaaaaatttaatatgtaGCATGATAGAGGACACTGACCTATTGTAAAGCTTATGTGCCTAAGAATCTATGTGCATCAATAATATCCTTGTGAATGCTGCAATTATTCACTCCCATATTGAACTAAcctaattttattacattccTCTTCAGGAAAATGTttctgaaaaacaatttttcaatcaattaACCAAGAACTCAGCATTGACGATTTCACAAAGACCAATGCATAAATAATAATGCTTTTATAGGGTTGCTCCTTAATTTAAAGATGTTTAAAGAGAGGACATCATGATAACAAATATTATTCTTAACAAACTTGGTACACACTCAAATGAGAATTTGTCAACTAGCTAGTATTAGTACATACTTATTTTGGCCTTtagttaataatttttaacataacaatatttaattaatttcaatataattagttagtaacagtctgttaataatattatttcatatttgaaaCAGCATGGATTATTGCCATGAAAGGGAAATATAACGATAAGTATAGCTgcagacaaaaataaaatataagcAAACTTAGTCAATGAAAGGTGAGATGTGTTTGCCATTCTTCAATGTCTGCACAGTTCAATAAACAAGGTCAAATCAACTTTCACTGAAAAAAGTGTCCATGTATACCTTGTTTTCAAGTCTCGATGCAATAttttcctgaaagaaaaacatcaatGTTACAAATTAAATTGCTTTCACTTGCCTTGAGGTCTTCAAATAAAGATTTAATAGTATTACTTAGAACTAACTTTTAAGACCATTGTAGTAGAATAACATAATTTTCCTTTCAGGTTAGAAACTTAATCCTAGTTCTAGATAATCTACAATCCAAGTGCAGGAGAAATGAGACATGAATATAGAAAATGAGTAAGGCATACATATTTGGGAGTGAAAGAAATTCCACCAAAACAGGACAACACAGTTGAAACAGCTACATACATATCTAATGCAAAATTGTAGCTCAAGAAGGCTCAAGAGGAACAAGAGAAAGGTATCCTGGCCTGTTGGAGCAACACACTATATTAAATTACAGTCCAACACACGTACAGAACAGCTAGATTTGACTCCggcaattaaataaaataattacaattgcCTCTTACTTTTCATGCATGAATTTAACTGCCAGTGTCATCTGTATGAACCAGGTCAATATTAGAGATTCATCGAATGTCTTGCCAGCATTTTTCCAAGCCTTGATTTTGTCATGCAAATCACCACCCTATAGTTACAAAAAACATCATTACCCATACCTACATGTATATTTATTTCATCTGTCCATTCCTAATGGCGATAATTGTTGTGAGAGAAACCCTTCATGGGTTTAGGATAAACACACTCCATGTCCTTAAAAGAATTTGCGTCCACATAAACAATGGTTGCAGATTTTATAGaagctgatttttttttcattttacttgccATTGGACACCCCTTCGGTGGTGAAGCACAATTGCAAGGGGTAAACCTTAATTGGGATAATTTGTGTTTAGTAGTATTATTGATTTACAACATTACCTCACAATATTCAGTAATAATACAAAATGATTCTCTATCTAAAAAACTGTCATGGAACTTCACGATGTGGACATGGTGCAACTGAAAGagaacaatattattaagCTCTTTCAGTATATACAAtcacacaataataataattaaaataaaaaaggaggatacctattttaaaaatttggtgTACATTGTAATTCTAATGACTTGTTTCTGGACTGGCCAAACTTGACCCTATCACTCAGTTGTGATTATATAactttaactttatttatttaaatagTGCTTTTTActtgatttatttatattgCTAAAATCCAATAATTGCCCTGCTTAATTACAATATATAGAATATATGGAATAAAATATCTAAAATGTACATAGTCAGGTCGCTTAGCATCAGTATCGTTACTGGCCGGATACAAGCACCAATTTTTCTATGCACTCTTTTTTTGATGTAAGATTTAAATTTAGTCGTTGATCCATCGAAAATATTTCCTCTATCTCATGGATCCACAGAGAAAAATgtttaccgtatttacccatGTATAATGCGTGCCAGTGTATATTAAATACGCACCCCTATTTTGGACTGcactttggaaaaaaaaaaaaggaagcaaaaaacAGAGGAAGTGGttacaaaaaaacatcatGATTTGGAAACATTCAAAAAATGACGACTTGATCATCTCTTCCAAAATGTCACTCGATGCACAGGCCATGAAATGATCAGTTCTTTCGATGGACTCTTGGTGGTCAGCTACTGTAAAATCATGGATACAATCTGCTATCCACTGCATCCAGCTCTTTGACGACTCAAAGAACACTATGGGTTAGAGAACTGGGGTCAATCTGCGAGGAATTAGGTCTAAATTGGAGTTTTCTTAAATGTGAATACTACtttcacattaattttcagTCACACGAGCTTCAAAGGTGTCATAAACAAGCAGGCTGCTACATCTCCCCAGGCCACCACATTGCCGATACCGaacttcaaattcttgtttgcttttcttcaaatttcgcagccatttttatgctttgttCATCAGTTGTTTGTCTAAAGAGGAATTAAGGGTAATTTTAAGTGGATCAAAATCGCTATTTCTTTATTGGTTCTGTCTTtaacttttcaattaaaagcaaatgattgtGTTTGGACAAATTTCgagtatttgtttacatgctaATGAGGGACACAagtctaaaacaaaggattccGTGTATAATACGCATCTCAATTTTCTGAGCTTTTTCAGCAGGAAAAAAGTGTGCATTATATACACGTGTAAATACGGTAATAGTAATTAAGGAAACAATCTGGTGATTTTAATGCCAATGTATCCGCTGTGTAACGTTTCCGCGAAAATTTGGAGTTAAGCGACCCGACTGCAGAGGCAGCGTGGCCAAGTGGTTAGGGcgccggacttgaaatctggggatcccgagttcaagtcccgctctgaccactagctggatttgttccaggtagtccctggttcaactccttggctacgcttgtacatagccaactggtttgcctcctgccagtagggattcttaacctgttaagttcatttcagttgttggtttcattggccctgaaaagccccagcgGGGAGTGGTCAATTAAATATGTATGTATTTATGTACACGTATGTATGTACTAACAatataattaaaatataagCCTGAGTTATCTACTGTACTATATAAAAATTTAAACgtcttaaaacaaaagatcttATAAACTATATGCcaacttaaataaaaaagtttgagaTACTGTAGTACCTGTCTATCTTACtgttttttgtcatttctacTAAGTGAGAAATTTAGAACAGAATTGAGTAAGATTGGGCTACCTTTTGTACAAAgttatttccttttgtttttaatgctCAAGGGGACTGAGCATTAACTAGGTTCATGTCacataatatttatttatttatttattttgtgattCGCCCAAGGGCAGGTGATAATACAATAGGACTCTAGGTCCCCTATATAATATTAACACCCAAACCCAACCCCGGATgagaaagaaatagaaaacctAACCCAAAGTacccattaaaaaaattaagatataatagataacaataattagcAACTACAGATAGTCATAGGATTAACTCTTCGACATTTAGGACAAATTAACTTATATGAATGTATATTGTCTCCGTCGAATACTATTTTAAgcctttcaataaaaaaatactttagcttatttttaaaagaagaaatggaAGTCTGCgacttaaggacgttcgcgccaattgtttgtgcgcaaccCTTCTGCGCAGGCAACGCGActgtaatatgtcacgcatcactaCGATTGACAggtcccgaagataaacatggcgtcgaaaacgccggggaaaaaaatttcaggccaagtttactcctttggatgatcggtgacccctattttttcaatcatgaatcacttactctacttactatctacaaaatatgataagatgaaaaaaatttcaccgtaagaagttatcttttttttaaattttctttcctcgtgccatcgaattccggtagtggttgtaattattgatagagcttacgaaaacgctcgtcgcggatgaactctactgtttacgacatccctagcggcatgaaattatcttaaaatcccacccctaaaaacctatgcacGGAAACCTTCACTCTAACgggttatttttaggattttcgatggattagcagaggagACTACATCTCTCTATTACgaccgatttatcgaaattaagcCATCTTTCCACTGCCATCTTCTCCaaaacaaagtcggtgacccccatttttttttcatttttggagtaagtactttatgaactaactctaggggagaaatgaagaaaatctcaccgtaggaagattttggcgcgaacgtccttaatgCTATCTGGTATGGTGTTCCATAAATTGGCTAGGCGATTGAAGAAGGAATCGCGAAACAGACAAGTTTTGAAAGGCAGCGTATTTAGATAAATGCCTGAGCTGCCACGACGGGATTTGCTTTTGCAGTACTGTATGTAATTGTGGATATTTAGATTGATATCACCACACTTGCACTTAAAGAAAGATACTAGGTCGAGGTACTCCAGCCAATAGTTAAGCGGCAATAACCATAGGTGCAGTAACCTATTCTTATAACTAAAGGTATCTGATTTACAAATAAACTTGGTGGCCCGTCTTTGAGTGTTTTCCACTAACATAAGATCTTGAATTATGGATTGAGGGGCCCATACCTGGGAGGCATAACAAAAGTAACTACGCACTAAGGAAGTATAGttataacaaaattaaagtcTTAGTGTTCAGTAAAGCAAAACAGTTCCTTTTGATGAATCCCATCTTTCTGTTGGCTTTGGAGACAATAACTTTTAAATGATTGTTCCAGGTAAGATCTTTTGTGACTGTAATACCAAgatctttttctttggcaACCATTTCAACTGTGGTGCCATTAACAGTGTACAGTCTAGCAGGACTTGCTTTCTTTCTGCACTTGGATGGCTGAAAATAGATTTCGTTTTCGACAGACCAAGAGTTAAGTGCTGACAGATCAGTTTGTAGAGCAGAGCAATCACTAAAAGATCTGATCGCTTTAAAACACTTTGAATCGTCGGCAAACATCGCAAGGTTGGATGAGCGGAGGACCTCAGGCATATCGTTCACAAACATTAGAAAAAGAACAGGTCCGAGGATTGAGCCTTGAATTACACCAGATTTTACTTCAGACCAGGAGGAATAGGAACCGTTGATCACCACACGTTGCTTCCTTGCAGATAAGTAGCTCTCAAACCATTTAAGTAGAGGGCCATCAATCCCAAAATAGAGTAGCTTTGAAAGAAGTTTTTGGTGGCAAACAGAatcaaaagcttttgaaaaatcaaggTAAATAATGTCAGTTTCCAAGCCTTTGTCAAGATTGTTGTCTATTTCGTGAAAAACTTGTAGTAGTTGAGTAGTGCATGAGAGTCCTTTTATGAAACCATGTTGCATAGGAAACAAAGCTTCAGATATGTGTGGGAGAAGACGTTTCAGGACACATTTTTCTTGGATCTCGGACAAAATGGGCAGAAGTGAGATAGGACGGTAGTTAGTTACATCTGccttattttctcttttatggACAGGGCAGATGTTTGCAGTTTTCCAAGCTGATACGAAGTGACCATTAGCAAAGGAGCAGTTAAAAAGGGCTGTGATGGAAGGAGCCAAAGCTGAGGCACATCTTTTCAAGACAACGGTCGGAATATTGTCAGGACCAGGAGCTTGAGAACAGTCCAGCTCTTCTAACAATGTAGTAACTTCAGTCGTTGAAActtcaatcaaattcaaagtctCAGTTGATAAAGGATTACTTTCCACTACTGAAGGGGAAATACATGAGCCGTGATCAGAGTAGACAGATTGGAAAAAGCGAAGAAATGTTTCAGCTTTCGCACAATCAGTGCTGTATTCCGTGCCTTCGTAAACAATGGTGTCAGGAATAGACTTTTTTCGATTCTTGAAGGAAAAAACGGACCAGAATTTCTTGGGGTTAGAGTAGGCCTCATTAGCAATGTCGCGAAAAAAGCGCTCTCTCTCAGCATGAGTCCAAATCTTGATTCTTTATTGACCCACttgttaaataaatattatcatcaaaattaaaatggtcAAAACGTTAAAAGCCAGCATGCCATTTAGCTTTGCTTTGCTTATATCTGTTTCAGTTTACGATACGATCTTGGATTATTCGTCAAATAAATACAATTCAGGAGATTGTCCGTAAAATATATTCCCGTTCGGTGGTCGTATCTCAAGTGAGTAAGCCATCGTAAGCGCTTTGGGTATCGACCATTTacattttattgaataaaaaCCTTGCCATGTTCATAATACGACATTAAAAACAGGTAGATACCGTACAATGATCATCATTAATTACGAGAATGGGCAAAAAGTAGTAAGTCTGCATCTAGCTAATCATGCTTTGAGCAAATTGATTGAGAAGTTTGCTGTAGTGTAATGCAGAAATTCAAGACCTTTggcaacaaaataatgatcttATTTACTGAATGTATACGTCAGTCTGTCGTAATAAAAGAGAATCTTCACCTCCACAATGAACCTCACCCAAGACTCTCGAGGAGGCCTCAATTTATAAGAAGAACTAATAATGAAGGATAATAAATATTAAGCAATCTCTAGGTATAATTTCTCTAACTTCCCAAGTGAAACAGGTAATTTTTGTTACCGGTATATTAAACTTACCGTTGACAACAGCTTGGCTTCTCTCATGGCATCAACGGTTTCATCTGGTGCAAGCTCCCCAACAAAGATTTCCTTCAAAACTTTCCTAAGCTGGATACTGGAATGAGAGTGAGCCTGTTATCTGGAATGACGCCTGTTACTGCAGGAGTGAAGATTGGATGCTATTTCGCAATTCTAGTCTTTCGGGCGCTACTGTGACCTGTCAGACTACTACAGACATTCTGCAGATGCGTTCGCATAAAtatcacaaaacaaaatcatgtaTCATAATATAACAAAGTCCTTTCATTCACGGCTTGCTACGACAGAGCATGTAAATTTTACAGCAATTATATCAGCTTAATTTTACAACATACAAGCGAGAtctaaaagacaaaagaacGAGGCAATGTTACCATTGGTATTTATCTCTCATATCTTGCACCAAGTACACCGTGCCGAAGCTGCCACTACCAAGTTTTTTGTCCACACAGTAACGATTTGCAAATACGCGATCTGCATCTAGACTTCTCGACTTTCCTCCCCGAGGAATCTTCTTTGGTAGTGGCATGGCAAACACTCCATCAAAAGCTCTGCAAAGAATCGAATAAAAATCCAATAGAAAGTCATCATACAACACAGTCATGGCTTCTCCGAGAAGAAAAGAGTGTCAATAGGTACCTCAATACCTTAATATATTCTTCTAAGattctcaaagaaaaagacagtTATACTGTAGTAATGCATACACAGTGGTTATTGAGCTGTGTTATTGTCGCCCGCAGATTCATCCGCTGAGCTGCCAGCAGAAGCAAGATGTCGAAGGCTCCCCAAACCCCTCGTAAACTAAAAATTGGGAGTGGTTCAGTCGTTTGCCAGGAGGCGGAAATAAAAGGTGAAGTGACAATTGGCTCACGAACAGTTGTTCATCCCAAGGCTCGTATAATTGCTGAAGCAggaccaataattattggagaCAACAACCTCATAGAGGAACAAGCCACCATATTAAACTCTTGCTTCCTCGACGATGACGATCAAGTGGGCGAAAAGATTGTGATGAAAATTGGGAATCATAATGTGTTTGAAGTGGGTAGTCAGTGCGAGGCAGTAAGTGTTGGAGACAACAATATACTCGAAGCAAAAAGCAAGATTGGTCGCCATACATGCGTTTCCCATGGCTGTGTTATTGGAGCCAAGTGTGAGGTGACCTCCCAACAAACACTGCC carries:
- the LOC141875507 gene encoding dynactin subunit 6-like, producing MSKAPQTPRKLKIGSGSVVCQEAEIKGEVTIGSRTVVHPKARIIAEAGPIIIGDNNLIEEQATILNSCFLDDDDQVGEKIVMKIGNHNVFEVGSQCEAVSVGDNNILEAKSKIGRHTCVSHGCVIGAKCEVTSQQTLPENTVIYGQSCSRRVQGERPVPQTLQLDFLTKILPNYHHLKKSSRS